The genomic window AGATTAATTGGGAAACTTGTGGTAGAGGTTGGTCCCCACATAAAATTGTAGTTATAGTTGTTATGGTTAATGCGATCAAAATCTTTGTATAGCATAAAAAAGGAATTAAAGCACATCCAactaaaaaattacaattaacaTGGTAATCTCTATTCTCTAATGTCCAAATTCATCACCCTAAAGCACCAAGTAAGTCATTGCCAACAACTAATGTTTTTCTGGATTAAATGTGACTAAGATGAAACAACTAATGGTAGACCAAGCCCTACTATGATGAAACAACTAAGGTTGTTTTGTTGTCAATATTGGCACCTCATATGTtttacatactttttttttttgttgagtagCAAAGAacacttttattaacaaaactCATATAACATAAGATATGTTATAAGAGCATAAAGCAGAACAAAAGGAATACAAAAAAGGCTACGGCAGAACAAAAGAACAATAAAGCCACAAATGAGCTAGGCAACGCATATGAACTTTGTAACAATCTACTGCTTATGAGCTAGGCACCATAATTTTTACTGCTTAAATTTGAATCAAAGTCAATGAACTTAGACTTTAAATCAATTACTATGGTGCCTTGAAATCTAAGGAATGAATGGTCTATAGTTAATTGTCTTTAACCAAGACATtaaactcaagtggttaataaactTCTTTACAAGAACCCGAGTTTAATTCCtgataaaaacattttttttttttgtacatgaaacaatttttataaCTTGCTCCcattttatttgcataaactaccaaaaaaaaacaattgaaaatgtGTAGTGGTATATAGCACGACAGGTTGGGCGCACGACATCATTTACCAGTTACCACGCATATTTGTGTTTTTAAGTTtagagaatgttaacatgtttAAGTTTTACCAACAAGAGTGATGGCAACAACAATTATAACAATGCaggttgttttttttgtttacaatataATTGGGGATCGAACCTAAAACCTATAGCGTGCTACCTAAATTTCTTACTACTAAACCAAATTTAGTGGCTTTAACAACGAAGATTTTGGCACCGttagtaaaattaaaatataagttaatTGATATTTGATAAGTTAGTTTTTAGCTAACAGCTGAAAAATTATTAGagtaaaataaaagtgtttgataaatttaaaaaaaaactatttgttataaaaaatatttgaaagtgTTTGTTATAAGTACAAAACAACAAACATAACatttgataatataaaaaaaaaaaattaatgttagaAAGATTGATTACacaaataccaaaaaaatattaaaaagctACACAAGTaatattttgtaatatttttattgattttaccATGTAAAATGTTCACGGTAACAATGCCTCATGTCCTTTATATTAGTCAGTTAGTTTATAAAGTTATTGTCTAGCCCTCCTAAGTGGTAGTTACCAATGATATTATTTAAGAGATCGAAGTTGAAACCCGATTTCTCTACCTCTCCACATTTAAAATATGTGTGTTTAGTCACTaaattacttaacaaaaaagTTCATGTTAGATACTAATATTGTTAAGTTAAATATCATGACtcatattcaaattcaaaaaagTTCACAGTTGTgtgtcagttttttttttgtttacgatGGAGCTGTAGATGGAACCCAAGATCTCTAGCATACTACTAAAACGTCTTACTACTAGACTAAACTTAGTGACTCTATTTGTCGTTtcttcaaaaatacaaaaattatttaaaaaaaacccaaaatggTCATGTTGGGCtgttatgaaaaaaattgatattggGCTTACACCAAATTACAAAGAACCCAATAACTATATAAAACGatcatttcattcattcattctctcGTTTCTCATAAAACCCTAATTATCCCCGGAGAACAAATCAAGCCGCCGCGAAAATGGTGTCTGGATCAGGAGTCTGCGCAAAGAGAGTCGTGGTCGACGCTCGTCACCACATGCTCGGCCGTCTTGCTTCGATTGTAGCAAAGGAGCTTCTCAATGGTCAGAAGGTTGTTCTTGTTAGATGTGAAGAAATTGCAGTCTCCGGTGGACTCGTTAGACAGAAGATGAAATATATGCGTTTCCGTCGTAAGCGTATGAACACTCAACCTTCTCATGGTCCTATTCACTTTCGTGCTCCTTCCAAGATCTTTTGGCGCACTGTTCGTGGGTTAGTTAATTACGAACTTAATCACTCTGTTTTGGTATTGATTAATCTCATTTTgtatatttcattttgttaGGTTTTGTTTAATTTGGTTAATTCAATAATAAGAACTGTGAAATTTGTTATTAATTagctttgttaatttttattggaaaaaaaatcacattttgcTTGAGAATTTGGAATACTCATTTTGAATTAATCGCATTTTGTAAGGTTGTTGAATTTGATCACTCTGTTGTTGAAATTTGTTGTTAGAAActgttattattgttaaaaGAACACATTTTTATTGGATCTGtaggtttttaattgtttgctttgTAAGGTTGTTAATTATTGGTTTGGTGATCTTCGATGTGGTTTTATTCTGGGTTGATTTTGACATCAAGAATTGATTCTAACTTGAAGCTAGAATAGAGTTGATTTGTTGTCTAGAATTTAGAGCTtttgattctagaattgatttttagaCTCAAATTTATTGTTTGACACTTTTACATGAATGTTTTAAGCATTAATCTCGTTACCTTCAACTCACTTTTAGCCAGAATCCATTTTATACAATCAATTCTCTTTCAAAATCAATGTTTTCTACTACAGTTACAAATATATATGTGTCATCGAGTTCtctattatgttttgaatggTTTTTGAGAATTGTTGTGTGACTATATAAAATGTCTATTTTTGGAGGGTTTTTGAAGTGATTATTTGTTTTAGGATGGATTGTTTTAAAGTTGAATGTCATTGTTTCTTTGTTCTTTGaatgtgttgttgagtgtgtcATGTTTTGGAGGTTTTTGAGATGTGTTTTGTGTTTATGGTAGAATGATTCCACACAAGACAAAGCGTGGAGAAGCTGCCCTTGCTAGGTTGAAGGTTTACGAGGGAATTCCTCCTCCATATGATAAGATCAAGAGGATGGTTGTTCCTGATGCTCTTAAGTAAGTTTTTGATTTTTGTGGTTGTTGAATTTAAATGtttttatattgaatttgaatACTGATTCATGAGTGAATGAAATTATTAGGGTGTTGAGGCTTCAAAAGGGACACAAATACTGCTTGCTTGGACAATTGTCATCAGAGGTTGGATGGAACTACTATGACACCATCAAGGAGCTGGAGAAGAAGAGGAAGGAACGTGCTCATTTGGCTTATGAGAAGAAGAAGCTGCTCACTAAGTTGAGGGCTAAGGCCGAGAAGATTGTAGACGAGAGGCTTGCTCCACAACTCGAAATCCTTGCTCCCGTTAAATACTAAGTATTTGTGACcagtttaaatttttgttttgtagtCTATCAAATTGAATTCCATTTCAGTTTTGGTTGTTATTCTATGTTTATCGGAGCTTAGAAATGACAAATCTTGAACGatgttattttcttattataatttttgtcGTTCCACCTGCTTTCTAAAATTATTCCCCTTTGGTGTAACATCATATATTGCTGGTTTGTGGTAAGAACATATACTATGAATCTTTGTTTTATTGTTGTGCTTGATTAAAGTTCAGTATCTTGGCTAGGGCACTAGGTCAAATTCTCAGTTATGTTATTGTCTTCTGACCTCACCCATATTTTAAGTGGTACTGAATTTTAACTCCATGAAGTTCAATCAATTGAGCAActaatgtaaatgtaaaatgcTGTGTCCAGTTATAAATTTAGATATTTAGCTGCTAAGGAATTTTTCAGTATAAATTGCAACTGCATTGATTTTTTGAAACTTCCAATAAGCATTATACATGAAATAGTGAAGACGATAAATCATAttataattattgttttaaGCAAAACCAagtaactaacaaataaaaaatagaatgtctTTGATTTATTTCAGTTTTAAAGAAAATTTGAATATCATTTTATGAATCTTCAAAAAAGGGGTTTGAATAAGGTACAATGAATATCaaaactcaacctcaacttaaACACTGctacattttttgttgttggattTGGCCCCAGACTTTTCATTATGTTGAAAGAGACATTAATCATCTCATCGCTTTTGAATTCCATTGATTTTCTGTAAAGATGTTTAAGATCAATCAATAAAAATCATCTTATtcaatcacaattttttcaGATTATTTGCAATGTTTCTAGATTGTTTTTATGTCAATACTCCTACTACAAGAATTCTAACACTATATACAGATTTGGAGTTATTCTTATGAACTTCTATACCAAAATTTTGGAGATTTCAGGCAAGGATGTGGTTAACAAGTCTGTAATGTAACTTATGTTGCTTGAAGTTTTTTCTGAAGAGATTGCTGAGCTTATGTTATTGTTCTTTTGACTGATGTGGCACCTGATTGGTGCTACGGGGATTTCTTAGGAGCATAGTTGTGAGATATGAAGTTACACTGATTTGACTGATGTGGCAATCTTTGTTTTGTCTAATTTTTTCACCACATATACATTTATCTATAATCTATTATGTTTGCCATTCATGAaacttttatttgttattttgtagactaataaaatattttgaatatttttttattactagcTTTATGATAACAAAACCAACTCCATGTATAACACTTTTCTGTAGAGATGGTCTTGGTGCAGACATAAGTGAGTGTTCATCATAGCTGTACAAATAGAATAGTCCCTTTGAAAACCCTATTAATGATATTTAGGAGAATAGTTCAACTTTTCTAGTCATCATTATTTTAACATTCAATGGTAGAATGTCtgatttaattcaattttttaagagAATTTGGATATCGTTCATTGGATTTTCACGAGGTTTAAATAGGGTTACAATGAACAACAAACCTCTCCCGCAACTTAGACGATGCTACATTTTTGTTGTAGGATATCATTCTATTGATTTATACAGAAGATGTTTAAGATCAATCAGAAGATTGTTTTATGCCAATACTCATACAAGAAAATGTCAACaatgttaataaaatatattctcaAATTCTAACACTATCtacaaattttgttgtttttaataaatctaCAAATAGACTTTggagattttttttatgaactttttctattttcaaaattttggagATTTGAGCTAGCTTTTTCTATAAAAACTGGTGATTTCTGCTTATGGTTGTTACGATGGCCAAGTACAAATGTGACAGAGTTCTAAGCAATTCCTTTTTAAGAAACTGTCAGTGATTGAacgaaacaaataaacaaacacaTCGCAAATTGTAAAGATCAATAGAAtcatccaaaccaaatcaagaaagaaaacaaatgtaaaaataagaaaatagttGCAGAGACTCATTTGTAATTTGAACAATTCCATTCCAAAAAGTAAAACTAATCAGCAATTAAATTGTCTGTTGCTAATTGTTAAAGATGACCATTATGGTTCAAAACTATACAACGCATAAAAGAAAACATGAAATTCAAATAAACCCTAATTCATAATCCCAAAATACTAATGTCCATATCAATCCTTAACCCTAAGCACGTTCACCACGAATGCGGCGAGCAAGCTGAATATCCTTCGGCATGATCGTCACCCTCTTAGCATGAATGGCGCACAAATTGGTATCCTCAAACAATCCAACCAAGTAAGCTTCAGCAGCTTCCTGAAGAGCAAGAACAGCATGGCTCTGGAATCGCAGATCAGTCtgcaacaacaaaatcaaaaaaatattcagaaaaaattcaaacaaaaaatcacaTAGGTGAATCGCAATATTCAACAGGAAATTGATTTTGAACGATTGAAAATGTCAATTACCTTGAAATCTTGAGCAATTTCACGAACAAGACGCTGGAAAGGAAGCTTACGGATCAAAAGTTCAGTACTCTTCTGGTACTTACGGATCTCACTGAAAATTACACAAATCGAAAATTCAATACACCGAAACCCTAAAAATCATCAATCGTATACAAAAATTAGGGGAAAATGAAAATTACCGAAGAGCAACGGTTCCAGGACGGTAACGATGTGGCTTCTTGACTCCACCAGTAGTTGGAGCAGATTTCCTAGCAGCCTAAACAAAAATCGCGAAAAAAATCAATCGATTGAATCGAATAGAATCGAAGAAATTGAAACGAAACGCTGAGAACGGAGGAAGATTGTTACCTTGGTGGCGAGTTGCTTCCTTGGAGCCTTGCCACCGGTGGATTTGCGAGCGGTTTGCTTAGTACGAGCCATTGAATCGGAATCAAAATCGAAATCGGAGAAaggaagaagagagagaaagcgaagaagagagagattaattagaACGAAGAACTCTAATGAAGATTATGAAGATTGTGAATGAATAGAAGTGTTTATATATGAGTGGGTTAATTATGATTAGGTCGGTTTAATTTGGGatgagagagatagagagatcGTGGACTTTGAATGCTTCAACGGTCatgatcatttttttaatcagaAATATTAATCTCAATCCGTGTGCATGTTTATTATTGGCTGAGTTTGTTGAGTTGCGGATTGCCAGCGTGGACAATTTGTGTTTCTTTTGTGAGTAGTTTACCGCTTGTTCTTCCCTTTTAGCACATCTCTATTTTTCGCTAAATTAACAAAAAAgcaaaaatatctttttttcttaaaaaaaattatcgttatcctttttcaatttaaaaataaaataagaattactactatttttatttatcaaatcaaattataattttttttaaataattcattcatatattcttttttttttttactattcatATATTCTTATTATGACATTGATAAGACATTGGGTTTTTCGGATTACCCGAAGAAGAAAAATAGTACTATTGGACTTTTGCTCTAAAGAAGTAGAGgttaatgctacggtggaccatcTTTACAAGTGGTCcatcgtggacaagtgatctaccgaatatgaattttacgaaattcacgaattgaaagtttatatcgtatagatcatctataaattttttaaatttttttgaaaatcatttgatatgttattgagactcatcaagatttacgttatttaataaacatttaatcttgatttgtctcaataacatattaaataattttcaatttttctaaatttttctatggatgatctatatgatataaactttcaatccaacggtgaattttgtaaaattcgtattcgttataatgttattcataacTGTTTTACCGTGAACCACTTAATGAAGTGGTCCCTATTAGAATTTATCGAGAAATAGAATATTGGATTTTTAGTTATTGAACTAGTAATATTTCTAGAGTTGGATTTTACACGGTTTGATTGCATCTAGTTAGAAAATTTGGGTCCTCCTATTAATATTatgatgaaagtacaaaagcaagtattttcgttatatcgtatccacagggactagtgtgatatcaattgcacatacacaaattccatgattctaagtgcgggtttgttttgatttggtttcgtAACATAAAATTGCGATAAAAGTGCGTGATAAACTTTCGGATAATAAAAGGTTGTCGGGACTAGATTCATTATCTCGTTAGCATGTATCAAtcaacctcactatatatatttcatttaccaatcattattatcacatatcacacatcgaTCGTATCCGTATCCggattacgccgtgaaatctattatatctaCCAACGTTCGATgcctcgaatcattaatcgacataacagcattaagatctgatatttgacgtgattactaaactcaacatctatgtctaaacattgaagtttaataagtgattatcttttactcttgattcaaacaatatatatctatgttgttcaaatctttttagaaatagacaattaaaacaagataacacttataatgattgataaagaaaacacatatattaagattaaattgactacatgttcacaaaataactacatctaatcccaacaacaaaggaatttagctagacatgataaaagtaaacttacaagaaaaagggatgaagaacatctcttgatttctcaagtataatgatgaatccaccttcaagaacTCTTTAAAACTAATATTACTCGTCTCTTTTAACTATTACAAAAACTATATATCAGAAAATGGCTtctgagctctatttatagactttcaggacagaggagttcgctaagcgaaatgacgttcgctgagcgaactgGTTACTTAAGCCaggggtttcttgacacgtagcaaaaggcttgactcatcactttgttcgccgatgctcgctatctctcgctaacagacccttcctcccgggttgtgctcgccatctctcgctatctttcgctgagcgaacgttgAGTTTGCTGTCCTGCTCGCTGAATCTCGCTGAAGCTCGTCATGGACCTTTTGTCCACTGGTTTAGTTCGCTGTAGCTCGCTatggcttcgctgagcgaaggcttcaaaacctgcttttctagccattcctaacaaaaatgccttgggatcaattccttttagatttaatgtttatatttacaccaaaaggggttttaatcaagatttcatcataaaagtattggtaagtgctcatatttatcaaacattataactaaaattgagcacttatcaaatctccccaacttaggactttgtttgtcctcaaacaaaaggtaatatttcaacaagctcaaaattttaaatctcaggaaaggtttgtaatcaatcaaagtttttgaaatttcttttccTAAGCATGAGTAAAACAATGCCTACTCAAGATTATTccttaaaatattcaaaagaaCAAAGCATGATCATGAATTGATTGCTATGTCTAAGCAAAATTCtccacatttttatcaaacaatcaagaCTCAAGTGTTATCAAAAATGTCTCACCAAAATATCACTCAAAGGTAAGTGTTTcactcaatccaaacaaagtgcatgcaacaattcaattcaaacatttatcAGAGCAATGTCACAAAACATGTCGTCAATTGTGGATCACTAAGGACTTTATTAAGCTTGTAACGGGGCTGGGctacaaaaaatcattgtttttctttggatttcaaAAGGCCTCAAGAATAAGAGAGCAATACAAAACTTACAGAAAATTCAACTTAAAATTTCACATTCATTTactccctttcttttctttctccccTATTTCATTGgtgattcttttctttctttccaatgacactttctttttcacaactttttctttttctttctttttgtgtcaatcttttattttcaacatttttctcttttcaatcaCCCAATCCACTACTtttccaaattatttttatgacatttgtaacctacttctccccaacttggatcttaacatgaccctaattgaaatacaattgctctcctatcctaagacaagggtagagtagttgtttttccattcttttggtttcagggtttatgaaacaaacaattttcaaaatttaaggcTCAAATGGGGACACAAAAGATCACTATCTCACAAGGTAGGTTAAGTTTGGCCAAGTAGTTATCACTCAAAATGAAACAGggccttgatcatatccacaatatcaaacacattagtgacagcaagattaagttaaaatcaaatGAGCACACAACATTGCTGGCTCTCaaaaatttatgtaaacaatggaaagttcacacattctcacccggctaggttgataacacaagcttcaatcatgttcaacaaaaatattgaaaatcatcTTAGAACAATCAACACAATTCAAAACCATGCTAGATTCCTAAGCTTATTTCAAGGACTAATCAAGAAGTTTTGACATGAAGTTTCACAAAACATTTTCAACATGCTTGATCATTGATTTACCACAAACCTAACTTCAGATTTTTCCTAATCATGTGAGCTTGTTTGcaaaaaaactatttacaaTATTCacactactaaaaaaaaacttatcaccaaatatttaaacattaaactTAAAAACTTCCAAAAAACATTGTCTCAAACATTGTCAGGTACCACACCACATGTTCATGATACAAAAGCTTAACAAAACCACATAAAACACAATTTAAATTTGTtcacaacaaaaacaactaaataaaccaactagtaaaagaaataaatgactGAAAGCTTGTAAATTTTCACTCATTTTGGTGAGCTTTCagtcatcatctgaatctgcttcttcttcatcctccccCTCCATGCTTGCATCACCCTCAccaccatcatcttcttcaccaGCATCAGCATTTGGTGCCATCCCTCCCCCAATGAAAGTAGGCCTGTCCTCAGGCCATGcaacataggtttgaaaatcTTGCGGTGTCATCACCGACTGCCCTGTGTGCTGATTGTAGAAGGACTGCTGCATTGCACTCATTGCTCTATACCCTGCATCATTTTGATCATATAGATGAGTAAAGAAATTGTAAAAATTTTGATCAGAGAATCCGGAGGTGGCTGGTTGAGTAGGTGGCTGAggtggtggtggcggtggtTGTCGTGCCCTTCTCCTCTTCGGCTTGCAGTAGCGGTCAACATAATCATCATTGATAGTGGGAATTTCCTCATTCCCAATCTGAGGAAGATGCAGTCTGTTGGCCGAGCATAATCCCATAATGAGACATGGGAAACCTAAAGGACTCGTGCTCTTTACCTTGGATGACCTAAGTGCCCTATCCGTGTGGCCACTCAAAACAATTTCTTTCATCCATCTAGAAATTATTCCCGCCACATCAATTTCCAAGTCCTCATTTATGTAATGGATGAGGCCTAAAATGTTCATTGGGGCATCTGAAGGGTGGGAGTTAGGCTGGATGTTGTACAACACAAGGTTAAACAGCAGCACAGTAAAGGTTTTCATATCCTCTCGCATTGCCCGCAAAGGTGTTTGGGTTGCATTGTAGATGAGGTCAGTGTTTGGTCGAAGCAGCTTACTCCTCATGGATGGCACATCCCAAGTTCCCCGATTCCGTTGTTTTTGGTATGCACACAGTGTTTCATTGTGCGGCAATGTGAAAGGGTTGCCAAGGTATGCATTGATAGCATCGCGGTCGAATCGGATGGTGCGACCACGAACCATGGTGGTGTAGGAAAAAGGTTCATCAGCTTCTGGGAGAGCATTAGCATAAAACTCCCTTACTATGACGGGGTTGTAGGTAGATGGTGGGTGTACAATTTTTTCCCAACCCCGGAGTTGAACAATTCTCTCAAACTTCTCATAATCCCCATGCTCAAAGATCTCAAAGTTCCTTTCACT from Trifolium pratense cultivar HEN17-A07 linkage group LG1, ARS_RC_1.1, whole genome shotgun sequence includes these protein-coding regions:
- the LOC123887032 gene encoding 60S ribosomal protein L13a-4 yields the protein MVSGSGVCAKRVVVDARHHMLGRLASIVAKELLNGQKVVLVRCEEIAVSGGLVRQKMKYMRFRRKRMNTQPSHGPIHFRAPSKIFWRTVRGMIPHKTKRGEAALARLKVYEGIPPPYDKIKRMVVPDALKVLRLQKGHKYCLLGQLSSEVGWNYYDTIKELEKKRKERAHLAYEKKKLLTKLRAKAEKIVDERLAPQLEILAPVKY
- the LOC123887041 gene encoding histone H3.3, producing the protein MARTKQTARKSTGGKAPRKQLATKAARKSAPTTGGVKKPHRYRPGTVALREIRKYQKSTELLIRKLPFQRLVREIAQDFKTDLRFQSHAVLALQEAAEAYLVGLFEDTNLCAIHAKRVTIMPKDIQLARRIRGERA